The nucleotide sequence CTGAAATTAGTATCCATGATAGTATTTTTGCTATTGGTGGTAGTTCATTAAAAATGATCCAAATTCACCACCAACTCGAAGATTCTTTAGGACAAAAATTCTCCATAACAGAAATGTTTCAATATCCTACTATACATACTCTAGCTAAACATTTGGCTCAATTCTCTATTGTATTAAATAATTCTCAACAAAATAATGAATTAGACAAAATACGTGACCGTCGTTTAGCTTCTAATTTAAAACAAAGACAGAGAAGAAAAGTGGAATAAAAATCAATTTATTGATGTGTGCCATCAATAAAATATCTAACTCAGATCACTCCAATTTACAAAGAACAATCATAAAGAAAAAAAACATGAATGTTTTTACACAAAATGATTTAGGTAACGGTCTAGAAATCGCTATTATTGGTACATCTTGTCGTTTTCCCGGTGCCCAAAATCCTGATGAATTTTGGCAAAATCTCAAAAACGGTGTCGAATCAATTACTTGGTTTTCTGAATCAGACTTGAAATCAGAAGGTGTAGAGCCAAATTTATTTAATCATCCTAACTATGTTAAAGCAAATGGAATCCTTTCAGATATAGAGAAGTTTGATGCTGACTTCTTCGGTTTTAGTCCTAGAGAAGCAGCTATTATGGACCCGCAACATCGTTTGTTTTTAGAATGTGCTTGGGAATGCTTGGAACAAGCAGGTTATAATCCTAAAAACCATCAGGAATCAGTTGGAGTTTTTGCTGGAGCGGGAATGAATCTGTATGCTGGTGTAGGGATGACCAGTTACTTTCTTCATAATCTTTATCCTAACCGTGATAATTTGACTCCTTGGGATGGGTTTCAAATTATGATTGCCAATGGTGTAGAATTTTTGCCAACTCGGATTTCCCATCTATTAAATCTAAAAGGGCCCAGTGTCAATGTGCAAACTGCCTGTTCTACTTCATTAGTAGCAGTACATTTAGCTTGTCAGAGTTTGCTAAATGGTGAATGTGATATGGCTTTAGCAGGGGCAGTTGCTATCCATCAACCTCAAAAGATAGGCTACCTCTATCAAGAAGGAATGATTTTATCTACTGATGGTCATTGTCGAGCCTTTGATAAAAAAGCCCAAGGAACTATAGGTGGTAATGGGGTGGGTGTTGTTGTTCTTAAACGATTAGCTGATGCGATCGCTGATAGAGATTGCATTCAAGCAGTAATCAAAGGTTCAGCCATTAATAACGACGGGGCAACAAAAGTCAGCTACACAGCTCCTAGCGTCAGTGGTCAGGCAACTGTAATTGCCATGGCACAAGCGGTAGCAGATATTTCTCCAGAAACAATTAGCTATGTAGAAGCTCACGGAACTGGAACTTTTTTAGGAGATCCTATTGAAATTGCAGCTCTTACTCAAGCATTTCGCCGAAAAACTGAAAAAAAAGGGTTTTGTGCTATCGGTTCAGTGAAAACTAATATTGGACATTTAGACACAGCAGCAGGAATGGCAGGATTAATTAAAACTGTGTTAGCACTGAAATATAAAGAAATTCCTGCTACTATAAACTTCGAGAATCCCAATCCCCAAATTGATTTTTATAATAGCCCTTTCTACGTTAACACTCAATTGTCTCCATGGAAAACTAATGATCTGCCTCGAAGAGCAGGAGTAAGTTCATTAGGAGTTGGAGGAACTAATGCTCACATTATTCTTGAAGAAACTCCACTTCTAGAAAATAATGATAACCAAGTTGAGCGTTCTTTACATCTACTAGCTCTTTCAGCAAAAAGTGAGAAAGCACTAAAAGAACTAGTGCAGCGTTACATCACTTTTTGCACTACTGAGAAAGAAATTTCTTTAGGAGATATTTGTTTTACTGCTAATGTGGGAAGAGAACATTTTAATCATCGTCTAGCAATAGTTACAGATTCTACTAGCGAGCTTCAGAAAAATTTAACAGAGTTTATAGCAGGCATAGCATCACCCGTATTGTTCAATGGATCTGTGACAAGTAAGCAGGAGAAAGCGATCGCTTTTTTATTCACTGGTCAAGGTTCTCAATACATTAATATGGGGCGTGAGCTTTATGAAACACAGCCAACATTTCGTAGATATCTTGATCAATGTGCTGATATCTTGCGTCCTTATCTAGAAAGACCCTTATTAGAAGTTATATATCCCCAAACAACTTTAGACAATCTTAGTTTGCTCAATGAAACTGCATATACTCAACCCGCTTTATTTGCTATTGAATATGCCCTTTATCAATTATGGAAATTTTGGGGAATAGAACCCAAATTTGTCATGGGTCACAGCGTTGGTGAATATGTCGCAGCATGTGTAGCAGAAGTCTTCAGTTTAGAAGATGGACTTAAATTGATTGCCCAAAGAGGAAGATTAATGCAAGCATTACCTGCTAATGGAAAGATGCTAGTAATATTTGCTGGTGAAACACAAGTTAACACTATACTTCAATTACATTCAAATAATATTTCTATTGCAGCAATTAATGGGCCAGAGAATACGATAATTTCTGGAGAGAAAGAAGCGATTGAGCTAATAAAAACAGATTTAGAAAATTTAGGAATCAAAACGCAAGAACTTAAGGTTTCTCATGCTTTTCATTCTCATTTGATGGACTCTATACTAGCAGATTTTGAACAAATTGCTAGTGAAGTAACGTACTACCCACCTTCGATTCCTCTTGTTTCCAATGTTACAGGGGAGCTAATGAGTAGTGATATTGCTAGTTCCAGATATTGGACACGACATATTCGAGAAACTGTCAGATTTGAGAGTAGTATTAAAGTATTAGAGCAGCTAAACTGTGAGATTTTTCTAGAAATTGGCCCGAAACCAACTTTATTGTCCATGGGAACTAATTGTTTACCTGGAAATACAAAAACTTGGCTTTTTAGCTTACGTCAAACTGAGTCATGTTGGCGGTCAATGCTCTCAAGCTTAAGTCATTTATATCTTCATGGAGTTTCTGTCAATTGGAAGGGATTTGACCAAGATTACAGGAGATATCGGGTAATTTTGCCAACTTATCCTTTCCAAAGGAAACGATATTGGATTGATGCTCCTACTCAAGAATTAGCTACAGTCAAACAAAGTGCTGTCCTTAAATTTTTAAATCAAGGGAATATTAACCAGTTAGCTAATATGCTAACCTCAACTGGAGATTTTTCTTCAGAACAGCAACAAATATTGCCTAAACTATTAGAAACTTTAGTTCAAAAATATCAAGAAGAGCAAGAATATACTAACAGAAAAGTTGTTGTTGATTACTATAATTCTATGGCCAGTCAAGGTACTTGGTTAAATTATGAAAATGTGACAGTTCAATATGATGAAACTTTTCTAACCTTTGCTCCTTTTGCGGAAATTATACCAGGATTTTCTTGGGTTAAACTGGTTTCTGACCCCAAAAAACATAACCAGTATCTGTCTATTGTTTTCAATGGTCAAAAGGAATTACGGGAAGTTCTCTTTGCTAAAGTTGATTTTCAAGCTTGTGAAAAAGTGTTAGATTTTGGATGCGGCTACGGGTCAGATTTGATATCTTTGGCAAAACAGTTCCCACATCTTCAACATCTCTGCGGTTACACTATTTCCAATGAACAAGCGAAGGTAGGGCAAAATAAGATTTTGGCTAGCGGTTTGCAAGAGCGAATCACAATTTATAATCGGGATAGTGCCCAAGATGAATTCCCAGAACAATACGATTTAATTTTTGCTTTTGAAGTTCTACACCATATCAAACGCAAGGATTTATTATTTTCTAATGTCAATAGACATCTTAATGACAAAGGGTTATTGGTCTTAGCAGACTTTATCTCCAATCAAGGTTTTGCTATTGAACATGAAGAAACATCATCCTATTTTATTAACAAATCTGAATGGTTGGAAAAGCTTAACCAAAATCAGCTTAAAGTAATTGAGGCTATAGATGTAAGCCAGGAAATGGCAAACTTCCTGTATGACCCTGACTTTGAAGAAAATTTAGCTCAGAAAAGTATTGCTGGAAATCAAGATATTCAATCAGCATTTACTTCCTACCATCAGTTAGGGAATTTGATGCGTAAGAAAATGGCTATTTATATCCTACTTACGGCTCAAAAAGATACAGAATTATCATCAGAAGAACTCTCTAGCTGGAATCTAGAAAAACTTAATTCTTTAGTAGCTTACTCTGAAAAAGCTCCCCAGCAATGGCTTTATCAAATTGACTGGCAACCTCAACCCCTTATAGAAGTAAAACAGCAAAAATCCCAGCTAGAATCAGGAATATGGCTGATTTTTGCTGATATTGGGGGAGTAGGTCAAAGATTAGCACAACAACTGCTCCAACAAGGTGAAGATTGTATTCTTATCTATCCTGGAGAAACCTATCAAACTAAAGAGATTGGACAATGGGAAATTGTGCCAAGTGATTCAGAAAACTATAAACGATTGCTTAAAGATATTTCAAAGATTGGATTGTCTTTTAAAGGAATAGTCCATTTATGGAATTTAGACACTTTTGAAGTTGAGCCGTTAACTTTATCCAGTTTACAAGATACTCAAACACTTAACTGTGGTAGTGTACTTTTTCTCGTACAAGCCTTGGTGAAAGAAGAAAATTTACACGTAGACCGTTTATGGTTAGTGACAAAAGCTGCTCAAAAAGTACAAGATTTATCAACTCCTTTGCAGATACAACAATCTCCATTATGGGGATTAGGAGGAGCAATCTCTCGTGAACATCCTGAACTACATTCAGTTTGTTTAGATATTGAGCCTCATGAGAATTTTAATGAAGTGCAAGTACTACTAAAAGAGATACTCTCGTTCAGTCAAGAAGACCAGATTGTCTATCATCAAGACACTCGATATGTTGCAAGACTGGTTCGACATCCTTACCCTAGTGTCCACCAGCCTCAAATCCACAAAAATAGTAGCTATTTAATTACTGGTGGACTAGGGTCTCTTGGACTCCAGATAGCTCAGTGGTTGGTAGAACAAGGGTCTCGCTATTTAATCTTGACTGGACGCAATCAACCTTCCATATCTGCACAAAAAATTATCAGTGAACTTGAACAGTCAGAAGTCAAAATTTTAGTTATTCAGGCGGATATTTCTTCACCTAAATCGGTTGAGGATATGTTGAAAACGATTAAGACTGCTCTGCCTCCTCTACGTGGAGTAATTCATGCCGCAGGAGTCTTAGATGATGGTGTACTTATGGAGCAAAATTGGGAGCGTTTTCTTGATGTTATGACTCCTAAAGTTGCTGGAGCTTGGAATTTACACCATTTAACTCAAGACTTACCATTAGATTTCTTTGTGCTTTTCTCTTCTGCTGTTTCCTTACTTGGTGCTCCTGGACAAGGAAACTACGCTGCTGGTAATGCTTTTATGGACTTCTTAGCTCATTACCGTCAAACCTTAGGCTTACCAGCCTTGAGCATTAATTGGGGCCCCTGGAGTGAAACAGGGATGGCAGCTCAAACCAATTTTTCCGCTCTAAAACTAGGAATGATTCCTCCACAACAAGGCTTAAAAATTTTAGGAGATTTATTAGGACAAAATTTTACTCAAGTTGGTGTATTACCTGTAAATTGGGCTGAATTCTTAAAACAATTTCCTGCTGACAATGAGCCGCTTCGCTTTGAAAAATTCATCAAGGAACAACGGCAAGCACAATTAGAACAAGCACAACAATTGCCAAATCAGCCTTTTGATTTATTAGGCCAACTACAAAATACCTCTGAAGAACAGCGCCTAGAATTATTAATCGAATACATTAATCATCAAGTCAATAAAGTACTTGGAATTTCAAAAGAGCAGCCTCTAGAACAGCACGAAAAATTTCAGAACTTAGGGATTGACTCCCTAATGGCACTTCAGTTAAGAAATTTTCTGGAAATTGCTCTTAATATCTCTTTACCTTCAACTTTGATAGTGAAATATCCTACTATCAATCAGTTATCTACATACTTATGTCAAACTTTGTTTAGTGATAAGAAACAACTCAAGGTTATTGAAGATACTCATCAATTAAAGTCTGAGCAAAATCCTTGGATTACTTCTCTACAAGCTAATCCAGACGCTGAGATACGTTTGTTCTGTTTCCCGTATGCAGGTGGTGGCATTTCTATGTTTCGCCCCTGGTCAGTAGAGCTACCTCAAAAAATTGAAGTTTGTCCCATTCAATTACCAGGAAGAGATGAACGTTTACATGAAAAACCATTTAGAGATTTTTCAAAATTAGTTGATGTGCTAGTTCAAGGTTTAAAGCCGGAATTAAAAATGCCATTTGCTTTCTTTGGTCATAGCATGGGAGCTTTACTAGCTTTTGAAGTTGCTCGCCTATTACAAAAAGGTTATCAAATAACTCCTGTTCATTTATTCATTTCTGCTTGTCCAGCCCCTCATTTGTCAGAGTCTTTGCTATCTCTTCCCAACCCTACAGCTTCTGATGAAGAAATAATAGCGCAATTACACCGTTTCAATTCAATGCCAGAGTCGATTGTACAAAAAACGAACTTAATACTTGATGTATTACCAACTTTCCGAGCTGACCTTGAAGTTTTTAAAAGCTATAATTATTCGACTATAGAATCATTAGATTGCCCAATCACTGTTTTTGGAGGTAAGCAAGATACTTTAGTATGCTATGAGCATTTAATCCCTTGGCAAACTCAAACTAGGAGTTCATTTGACATAAAAATGTTTACAGGGAATCATTTCTTCTTACAAAGTCAGCGCTCAATGCTTTTACAGTCTATCGCAGAGTTAATGATCAACCACATTAGCAGCGGGAGCAACGCGATTTGGTGAAATCGGGGTTTAATTCTCAATTACACTCTTACATTCTCAATAAACCTGGGTTTTTTAGTTGCGATGGCTCCGCCCGCCGCAGGCATCCGGTTTGGGTTTACCAGGAGTCTGCTCTTGATTCTGGTAGGTGGGATAGTTGGGTTTGTGCTGATGGAAATCGGTGGGGTTATTTCTATGGATTCATCATCTGGCCGGACGATCGTCAAACTAGTCCACCTCCAGCAGGGGCAATCGGAGCGGCAACTGGTAGGGCAATCATGATGTTGATTTTGATGGTTTTATTTGGGTGGATTGGGTCAGGACTCGGCGCTTAGTGGGTTATGAGCCATTGGTTAGATTAGTGGGCTATGGGTAGTAGCCACCGAGATTAGCGGTTGACAGTACTCATATCAGGGTAACGCTCCCCTGTGAGTAATCAGATGAGATGAGATCCCATCTTCGGGTTCAACTTAGCGGGAAGATGCGGGAAGTGCTGGTATGATGCGGGATTCAGCACTTGGACAAGCTGGAACCGAGTTCAAGTTTTAATCAGATGAAATGGGATCGGCTTATTGAGAATTATATTTAAATTATTGAGAATAATCAGATGAAATGGGATCGCAGATTTGTTATTGCTAATTATTATCAAGTATATTTTGGTTGAAGTTGAAACGGACTACGCACAATTCCTCGTCTAAGGGAAAGTTGAGCATTTGTATAAATTCTATTTTTGATTCCCATAGATTACCTTCGTGGTACACGTCTTCTTCGGGCATGTCTTCTAATTGCTCAAGGTAAGGGCGATGAGTTAATGTGATGGTTCCCATCTGTATTGCGCCTGGAACGAATGTGCAGTTAGTCCATGCTTGATGCTGTTTTTTACCTTTGTCGTAAGCTGAGGTTATTATTTGATATGTTTTTAAACTCCAATTTCTGCGTGTGACGGTTTTTATTCCTGAAATTAAAGGATCAGGTATTTGTTTCTTCTTTGCTAGATTGATGGTCATCGAGAAGGAGAGGTTCATTTTGGTTAAAGTACTAATTTCAGCAAGGCGGATGGCAGTCTTACTGGATCGTTGAATCGGTTATAAGTTCGGTTCGCATGCACGGGATGCTCTAAAGCTGTAATTCTAGGAAGGTCAAATTGTACGTCGCAAAATGTACCAGAGTTATGCATCCATACAATCCAACCTATTGATTCACCTAAAAATGTCTCTGCACTGATATGTTGAACTTTGTCACCAACGTTCATACAACTGTGGATTGTGCAACGGCAACGATCGCCTTTTCCATGATTTCTAAATATTTGGCGCTGGGGCATTTGTCTATTTCTTGCCCTGGTCGGTAGTAGCGCCAAATGGCTTGTTGTAGAATCTTTGGCACCATTTCCCAGTGTGTGGGACACATCAGATGTTTTGGGGGGATGTTGCAGTCACACCCTACTGCATGGCATTTATGAGTCATATACATCTATCAAGGAAACTGTTTTAACAAGTCGTCACCAGGAATGACTGTGGTGTAGAAGATGTAATTGTTATTGGCTAGATAACGACGGTCTTGTTTGATAATTTTTACGAATTCACGATGGCCTTTTCTTGTACGACCTACTAGGCAACCGGCACTGGCATCCTTAATGTCATGTGTTGGTATGTCGTATCCCCAATGTTGGTTGACTCCGAAAAGTCCGGTATCTAGTTTGTCACCTGTGCGTTTGAAGTCTTTGTTGAAATCGCGATGAACTGTAATTGGTGCAACTTGTATTAGCGCTTCATGTCTATCTGCATTTCCATGCATACCAATTGCCCAGGATTTATATTGCCCAAACTTAATTCGGGCGGCTCCTGATGAATTCATTGGATTGATGGTGTAATAATTACCTGGCTCAGTCGTGGCCTGCCAGTGATTTACTATTTTGGGAATGCCATCTACTACTTCAATAACAATCCTTAAGTCGTTAAATTCGTTGGGTGCATCGTTATTAAGTGTCCAGTCTTCGTTCATTCCCTCTATATAGACAATGTTGTATTCCTTAGGCTCGCTGAAAACTAAATAGTTCTGTGCCAGCATATATTTCAGAATTTTGCTGGCGATATCATCGCCTAACTTCAGATTTGTCCATGCTATTTGTTTAGCTTCGATCAGGGCTTTGGCTGTGCCCGCTCCTAAAAAGTTATTTTCTCCAGTTTTGGACTGTTCTTGGAATCTTTTAAGCGCTGCCATAGAAATTGGACCGAATTTACCATCGGCGGGAGGTTCTAAAAACCCTAAGTTAATTAACAGAGACTGAACCTGTACAGCTAGCTCTACGTCTTGACCGATGGCGTCAAATCCCCATTTTTCTTTGGTTTCTAAAAAATTTTGAAGTTTCATGGTTTCAGTTTTGTTCTTGGTTAAGGTTAATTGACTTTTTGGGAGAGGCAAAATCTTGCCTCCTGATGAGCTGTTTTAAAGTTTGTCTGGATTCTCTTGTTCGCTAGATATGTGTTTGAGGATTTCGTCTTGTGCTTTGGCTTCGCCGTGCATTATTGCTGTGCTTGTAAGAAATAGGATTAATGGGCATCTAATCCAAGGATTGTGTAGTAAGTTCCAAGGGTTGACTAGCGCAGTTACTATCAGGGCTATTCCTGCTAGCTGAATGGTTGAGTAGAGATGTTTAGCCATGTAATGTGATGCCAGTATAATTGTCTTGTCTTTTTAAGGTTAAAAAGGGCACATTAATTAAAATGTGCCCTTTGCTCGTTCAGTCAGGTCAGGCTTTTGAGTCGGTTACGCAGCTTCTTCTAGTTCGTCGATTGGGCTGGTGCAATCGGGTTTGAGTAAGCTAGATTCAATTGGAATTAAGTTGTCACCGCTAACTATAAAATCCTTGGTGATACCGTTTTCATCCAATGGACGAATATAGATAGTTGTTGTTTCTTCT is from Cylindrospermum stagnale PCC 7417 and encodes:
- a CDS encoding type I polyketide synthase codes for the protein MNVFTQNDLGNGLEIAIIGTSCRFPGAQNPDEFWQNLKNGVESITWFSESDLKSEGVEPNLFNHPNYVKANGILSDIEKFDADFFGFSPREAAIMDPQHRLFLECAWECLEQAGYNPKNHQESVGVFAGAGMNLYAGVGMTSYFLHNLYPNRDNLTPWDGFQIMIANGVEFLPTRISHLLNLKGPSVNVQTACSTSLVAVHLACQSLLNGECDMALAGAVAIHQPQKIGYLYQEGMILSTDGHCRAFDKKAQGTIGGNGVGVVVLKRLADAIADRDCIQAVIKGSAINNDGATKVSYTAPSVSGQATVIAMAQAVADISPETISYVEAHGTGTFLGDPIEIAALTQAFRRKTEKKGFCAIGSVKTNIGHLDTAAGMAGLIKTVLALKYKEIPATINFENPNPQIDFYNSPFYVNTQLSPWKTNDLPRRAGVSSLGVGGTNAHIILEETPLLENNDNQVERSLHLLALSAKSEKALKELVQRYITFCTTEKEISLGDICFTANVGREHFNHRLAIVTDSTSELQKNLTEFIAGIASPVLFNGSVTSKQEKAIAFLFTGQGSQYINMGRELYETQPTFRRYLDQCADILRPYLERPLLEVIYPQTTLDNLSLLNETAYTQPALFAIEYALYQLWKFWGIEPKFVMGHSVGEYVAACVAEVFSLEDGLKLIAQRGRLMQALPANGKMLVIFAGETQVNTILQLHSNNISIAAINGPENTIISGEKEAIELIKTDLENLGIKTQELKVSHAFHSHLMDSILADFEQIASEVTYYPPSIPLVSNVTGELMSSDIASSRYWTRHIRETVRFESSIKVLEQLNCEIFLEIGPKPTLLSMGTNCLPGNTKTWLFSLRQTESCWRSMLSSLSHLYLHGVSVNWKGFDQDYRRYRVILPTYPFQRKRYWIDAPTQELATVKQSAVLKFLNQGNINQLANMLTSTGDFSSEQQQILPKLLETLVQKYQEEQEYTNRKVVVDYYNSMASQGTWLNYENVTVQYDETFLTFAPFAEIIPGFSWVKLVSDPKKHNQYLSIVFNGQKELREVLFAKVDFQACEKVLDFGCGYGSDLISLAKQFPHLQHLCGYTISNEQAKVGQNKILASGLQERITIYNRDSAQDEFPEQYDLIFAFEVLHHIKRKDLLFSNVNRHLNDKGLLVLADFISNQGFAIEHEETSSYFINKSEWLEKLNQNQLKVIEAIDVSQEMANFLYDPDFEENLAQKSIAGNQDIQSAFTSYHQLGNLMRKKMAIYILLTAQKDTELSSEELSSWNLEKLNSLVAYSEKAPQQWLYQIDWQPQPLIEVKQQKSQLESGIWLIFADIGGVGQRLAQQLLQQGEDCILIYPGETYQTKEIGQWEIVPSDSENYKRLLKDISKIGLSFKGIVHLWNLDTFEVEPLTLSSLQDTQTLNCGSVLFLVQALVKEENLHVDRLWLVTKAAQKVQDLSTPLQIQQSPLWGLGGAISREHPELHSVCLDIEPHENFNEVQVLLKEILSFSQEDQIVYHQDTRYVARLVRHPYPSVHQPQIHKNSSYLITGGLGSLGLQIAQWLVEQGSRYLILTGRNQPSISAQKIISELEQSEVKILVIQADISSPKSVEDMLKTIKTALPPLRGVIHAAGVLDDGVLMEQNWERFLDVMTPKVAGAWNLHHLTQDLPLDFFVLFSSAVSLLGAPGQGNYAAGNAFMDFLAHYRQTLGLPALSINWGPWSETGMAAQTNFSALKLGMIPPQQGLKILGDLLGQNFTQVGVLPVNWAEFLKQFPADNEPLRFEKFIKEQRQAQLEQAQQLPNQPFDLLGQLQNTSEEQRLELLIEYINHQVNKVLGISKEQPLEQHEKFQNLGIDSLMALQLRNFLEIALNISLPSTLIVKYPTINQLSTYLCQTLFSDKKQLKVIEDTHQLKSEQNPWITSLQANPDAEIRLFCFPYAGGGISMFRPWSVELPQKIEVCPIQLPGRDERLHEKPFRDFSKLVDVLVQGLKPELKMPFAFFGHSMGALLAFEVARLLQKGYQITPVHLFISACPAPHLSESLLSLPNPTASDEEIIAQLHRFNSMPESIVQKTNLILDVLPTFRADLEVFKSYNYSTIESLDCPITVFGGKQDTLVCYEHLIPWQTQTRSSFDIKMFTGNHFFLQSQRSMLLQSIAELMINHISSGSNAIW
- a CDS encoding peptidoglycan-binding domain-containing protein: MKLQNFLETKEKWGFDAIGQDVELAVQVQSLLINLGFLEPPADGKFGPISMAALKRFQEQSKTGENNFLGAGTAKALIEAKQIAWTNLKLGDDIASKILKYMLAQNYLVFSEPKEYNIVYIEGMNEDWTLNNDAPNEFNDLRIVIEVVDGIPKIVNHWQATTEPGNYYTINPMNSSGAARIKFGQYKSWAIGMHGNADRHEALIQVAPITVHRDFNKDFKRTGDKLDTGLFGVNQHWGYDIPTHDIKDASAGCLVGRTRKGHREFVKIIKQDRRYLANNNYIFYTTVIPGDDLLKQFP